A portion of the Glycine max cultivar Williams 82 chromosome 10, Glycine_max_v4.0, whole genome shotgun sequence genome contains these proteins:
- the LOC100776327 gene encoding aspartic proteinase: MMGHKYLWLVFCLWALTCSLLPSFSFGLMRIGLKKRDLDLDSIRAARMVREKPRLGRPVLGAYDHDLGKPIDEGIVPLKNYLDAQYYGEIGIGTPPQKFNVIFDTGSSNLWVPSSKCYFSIACYTHHWYKSKKSKTYTKNGTSCKIGYGSGSISGFFSKDHVKVGDVVVKNQDFIEATREGSLSFVLAKFDGLLGLGFQEISVENAVPVWYNMVKQNLVSEQVFSFWLNGDPKAKDGGELIFGGIDPKHFKGDHIYVPVTKKGYWQIEMGDFFIGGLSTGVCEGGCAAIVDSGTSLLAGPTTVVTEINHAIGAEGVLSVECKEVVSEYGELLWDLLVSGVRPDDVCSQVGLCFKRAKSESNGIEMVTEKGQRELSAKDTALCTSCQMLVVWIQNQLKQKKTKEIVFNYVNQLCESLPSPNGESVVDCNSIYGLPNITFTVGDKPFTLTPEQYILKTGEGIAEVCLSGFIAFDIPPPRGPLWILGDVFMRVYHTVFDYGNLRVGFAKAA; the protein is encoded by the exons ATGATGGGGCACAAGTATTTGTGGTTGGTCTTTTGCTTGTGGGCTTTAACATGCTCACTTCttccttctttctcctttgGACTAATGAGAATTGGTTTGAAGAAGAGAGATCTAGATCTTGATAGTATCAGAGCAGCTAGAATGGTAAGAGAAAAGCCAAGATTAGGCAGACCTGTGTTGGGTGCGTATGATCATGATCTTGGCAAACCAATTGACGAGGGCATAGTacctttgaaaaattatttggaTGCACAATATTATGGAGAGATTGGAATTGGCACACCCCCACAGAAATTTAATGTCATATTTGATACCGGTAGTTCCAACCTCTGGGTTCCATCATCAAAGTGCTATTTTTCT ATTGCGTGCTATACCCATCATTGGTACAAGTCAAAGAAATCCAAAACATATACCAAAAATG GAACATCATGTAAAATAGGATATGGATCTGGATCAATATCTGGTTTTTTCAGTAAAGATCATGTTAAAGTTGGTGATGTTGTTGTCAAGAATCAG GATTTCATCGAGGCTACCCGAGAAGGAAGTCTTTCCTTTGTGTTAGCTAAGTTTGATGGATTACTTGGGCTTGGGTTTCAGGAGATCTCAGTTGAAAATGCTGTGCCAGTATG GTACAATATGGTGAAGCAAAATCTTGTAAGCGAACAGGTGTTCTCTTTTTGGCTCAATGGTGATCCAAAAGCGAAAGATGGTGGTGAACTAATTTTTGGAGGTATTGATCCTAAACACTTCAAAGGAGATCATATTTATGTCCCAGTTACTAAAAAGGGCTACTGGCAG attGAAATGggagatttttttattggaggTCTCTCAACAG GTGTTTGTGAGGGTGGCTGTGCTGCTATTGTGGATTCAGGAACATCTTTGCTTGCTGGTCCAACT aCTGTTGTAACTGAAATCAATCATGCTATTGGAGCTGAAGGAGTTCTAAGTGTAGAATGTAAGGAAGTTGTTTCTGAATATGGAGAATTGTTATGGGATCTCTTGGTATCAGGG GTACGACCTGATGATGTATGCTCACAGGTTGGTTTATGTTTCAAAAGGGCTAAATCAGAGAG CAATGGAATTGAGATGGTGACCGAAAAGGGACAAAGAGAGTTATCAGCTAAAGATACTGCTTTGTGCACTTCCTGTCAGATGCTTGTGGTTTGGATTCAGAATCAACTAAAACAAAAGAAGACCAAGGAGATAGTATTCAACTATGTAAATCAG CTGTGCGAGAGCTTGCCAAGTCCAAATGGAGAGTCAGTAGTAGACTGTAATAGCATTTATGGATTGCCAAACATCACGTTTACTGTTGGAGACAAACCTTTCACCCTCACCCCTGAGCAG TATATTCTGAAAACTGGAGAAGGCATTGCAGAAGTTTGCCTTAGTGGGTTTATTGCTTTTGACATTCCTCCTCCTCGAGGTCCTCTCTG GATTCTTGGCGATGTTTTCATGAGGGTATATCACACCGTCTTTGACTATGGGAACCTCCGAGTTGGTTTCGCCAAAGCTGCCTAA